The following DNA comes from SAR324 cluster bacterium.
CTCATTCACGGAGGACGGTTGTTTTACAATTTTGAGTGGCATTCAATCAAGGCAAAGAAGAATCTTCAAAAACATAAGATCAATTTTGAAAGAGCATCTCAAATTTTTCTTGATCCGATAGCACTGTCTATTCCTGATGAAGAACACAGTTTAGAAGAAGAACGATGGATTACCATTGGTAAAGATCAACAAGGATTGATTCTGGTAGCAATACATACATTTCGTCGGATAGATGAGAACACATGTGTCATCGGCCTTATATCCGCTCGCAAAGCGACCAAGCGAGAATTGCAACAATATTATGAGGGCATATGAAAAAGGAGTATGATTTTTCCCAAGGGAAACGAGG
Coding sequences within:
- a CDS encoding BrnT family toxin, translated to MFYNFEWHSIKAKKNLQKHKINFERASQIFLDPIALSIPDEEHSLEEERWITIGKDQQGLILVAIHTFRRIDENTCVIGLISARKATKRELQQYYEGI